In the Desulfovibrio sp. Huiquan2017 genome, CCGGCTCGATGCAACCGCCGGGGAACTCCCACAGGCCGGGCCAGACGTCGCCGGGCTTGCGCTTCTGGATGAGCACCCTGCCCCGATGGACCAGGAACCCGGTGGCCATGTCCACGCGGATGACCTGCTTGGCGGCGGGAAGGACGGGACGCAGGGGAACCGTGCCCATTTCGCGGGCCCGGCAGAATTCGCGTACCGGGCATTCCTCGCAATACGGATTCTTGCGGCAGATCAGAGCTCCGAATTCCATGAGCGCCTGATTGAAGTCGCCGGGCCGGTCCTCGGGAATGAGCCGTCGGACCGCGTCCTCGACCATGTTCCGCCCCGCCCTGTCGCGGACAGGGAGGTCCATGTCCAGGAGCCGGGCAAAGACCCGCAGGACGTTGGCGTCCACGGCGACCTCGTGTTGCCCGAAGGCGATGGAAGCCACGGCCCCGGCAGTGTAGTCACCCACCCCCGGCAGGGAGCGGATATCCGCGAATTCGGTAGGGAAATTGCCGCCGAATTGGTCTTCGATCAAAACAGCGGCGCGGTGCAGGTTGCGCGCGCGGGAATAGTAGCCGAGCCCTTCCCAGAGGTTCAGGACATCTTCCTCGTGGGCTTCGGCCAGGGAGCGGAGATCGGGAAAGCGATCCATCCACCGCTTGTAGTATTCCACCACCCGGTCCATCTGGGTCTGCTGGGCCATGATCTCTGAAACCCAGACCCCGTAGGGGCTGGGCTCGCGCCGCCAGGGCAAATCCCTGTGTTCGGCGTCGTACCATTGCAGCAGTTTGCGCGTGAATCCGGTCCGGTCCATGACCGATGTTGTCTACTCCCCCTTGGCTTGGTTGGCAACCGCCTCGGCGGCCCTGACGGCGGCCTCCTGATCGCCCAGATAATAATGCCGCACCGGGGTCAGGTCGTCGTTCAACTCGTAGACCAGGGGCAGCCCCGTGGGAATGTTCAGCTTGGTGATCGCCTCGTCGGACATGGAGTCCAGGAACTTGACCAGCCCGCGCAGAGAATTCCCATGGGCCACGATGAGCACCCGCTTGCCCGCACGCACCTGGGGCGCGATGGTCTCGAACCAGTAAGGCATGGTCCGCCCGATGGTCAGCTCCAGGCTTTCGCAGCGCGGCAGTTCGTCGGGAGCGAGTGAAGCGTAGCGAGGATCATTGCCGGGAAATCGGGCGTCGGCGCTGTCCAGCTCCGGCGGCGGCGTATCGAAGCTGCGCCGCCAGACAAAGACTTGCTCGTCGCCGTACTTCTGCGCGGTCTCGGCCTTGTTCAGCCCCTGCAACGCGCCGTAATGGCGCTCGTTGAGCCGCCAGGTCTTGAAGACCGGCAACCACATGAGATCCATCTCGTCCTGGACCAGCCACAGGGTGCGGATGGCCCGCTTGAGCAGCGAGGTGTGGGCCACATCGAAAGTCAGCCCGGCCTCCTTGAGCAGCCGGGCACCGTCCACGGCCTCGTGCACGCCCTGCTCGGTCAGGTCAACGTCGGTCCAGCCGGTGAACCGATTCTCCAAATTCCATTCGCTCTGCCCGTGCCGGATCAATACCAATGTATGCATGTCGCCTCCGATACATGTTCGGTTCATGAAACGACAGCATAACCCCAGAACGGGTTTCTTGAAAAGGGAGTGCTTACGGCGATCAGTACCGCTTGGGCGCGGCCTTGCGGATATCCTTGTCGATCTGGTCAAAGAGCTCACGCTTGCGCTTGTCGAAGGTCAGGGCGCTCTTGACGGCGGCCACGGACACACTCAGGACGCTCAGGATGATGACCAACCCCTTGGATATCTCCCACCGCTGGCTCGGATCCTTGATGGTGTCCAGGATGATGTTGCCCTCGATCCCGTGGGTGAAATAGATGAGCGAAGGCACGGCGATGAGCAGTATCCCCAAGCCGATGAGTTCAAGCCAGATGAAATTGCGGCCGAGCATGAGGATGAACAGAGTGAAGTCACGGATGATGCGCAAAGTGACCAGCCGCTTCTGAAGGCTGTCGATATGTTCTTCGATTTCCCCCACAAAACGCAGGGATTTGCGAAAATTGTCCGCATCCTGAAGACGTTGGGTGCGTATCCAGTTAATCTTGTCCACGCAATAGTTGAACTCCTTGTTGAATTCCCGAAGAAGCTTGGGAAACGGGAACCAAGCGGCCTCGCGCTGGATGTCGCGCACCCGGTGCGTAAGGTATTCGACGTTGGCGTTGATCCGCTTTATTTCGCGCCGAACCTCGTCATTCAGGGCGTCCTGGAACTTCTGGGCGCCTTTGAGCAGTCGATGGTAGGCGACGTAATTGTTGGTCCTGCCGTAGTTACGCAGTCGATCCAGTTCCTCATTGGCTGTTTCGAAAAAAGGGTGGGTCTCGTCGAACCGCTTGGCGATGTCGTCGGTCAGGACCTCCACCTGCTTGCGCATGGACTCCACCGAACTCTCGGCCTCGTTCCACTTCTCCCACATGGCGCTCAGGAGCTGGACCCTACCCCTGTCGAGTTCCGGGTCCACCAGGACGCGGTTGAAGATGTTCGGGTCGCGGACCACCAGATCGAGCAGAGTGTCCATGGCCTGGCCGGTGAAGCCCATCTTGATCATGCAGACCGCCTGCCGATAGATCGGCTGCAGCCAGGTGGGTGACAGCGAGTTGACCCGCTTGTAGGTGTTGATGGCGTCCTTGTAATCGCCTTCCACCTCCATGAGCCGAGCCTGCAAAAAAGCCATGCACCCCTGTTGCAATGGGGTGTAGCTCATGCGCTCGGCCTCCTGCCAGTGGAACAGGGCCTGGTTGGTGTCGCCCTTCTCCAGATACCAATAGCCCCACAGGGATTGCGGCTGGTAGCTCCTCGGGTACTTGATCTGGGCATCCTTGAGCAGCCGCTCGGCCTCGTCCATGTCCCCTTTTTCAAGGCTCTCCATAGCCCCCCAGATATACTCGCCTTCCTGAGGAACGAGTTGCTTGAACCCGTCCCCCCACTCCTTGGCCCGGCTGCGCCAGACCAACTTCAGGGTACGCAGTTGCACCGGCACGTTGATCTCGAATACAGCCCGGGCCAACAGGCTCTCCAGATCGTTCCTGGACTCCATGATCTTGAAGATGGAGGAGACGAAATCATCCTTGGACACATCCTTGTCCAGGCCTGAAAAACTTTCGGAAAATTCGTTGATGTCCGCTTTGGCCAACAACCGCCAAACCTGAGGCTGAGGAGTGGCTATCTTCTTGCTCGGGCATTCGGACACTCCGTGATTCTTGAGCCCGCAATAGAAGCACTCCCGCCCTTCGTCCGTGCCGGACAGGACGTTGGGCAGGGCCACCTGCATGGTCCCGTAGCCCTTGCCCTCGTCGCCGTCTTTGAGGGACAGGGCGCACCAGGAATCCAGGGCGACCGGCCCCGCGCCGTAACGCGCCTCGTTCATGCGGAACCACGGGGATAATAAAAATCCGTCCATAAAGTGTACGTGCGGGTAATCCGGGGTGAGCCGGTTCCAGTCCAATCCCACCTTGCGGGGCAGGTCGGCGGTGAAGTGCAGGTCGCCCTGAGGCACGGCGGCCATGATCACAGGCCAATATTTCTTGTCCTGGGCCTCTTTGGTATAACGGATGAGATTCATCATCTCGGTGGTGAAGGACTTGAGCAGCCGGAAGTTGTCCAAGGGCAGGAATATCGCCCCTTCCTTGATGTCGGAAATGTATTTG is a window encoding:
- the gpmA gene encoding 2,3-diphosphoglycerate-dependent phosphoglycerate mutase, which codes for MHTLVLIRHGQSEWNLENRFTGWTDVDLTEQGVHEAVDGARLLKEAGLTFDVAHTSLLKRAIRTLWLVQDEMDLMWLPVFKTWRLNERHYGALQGLNKAETAQKYGDEQVFVWRRSFDTPPPELDSADARFPGNDPRYASLAPDELPRCESLELTIGRTMPYWFETIAPQVRAGKRVLIVAHGNSLRGLVKFLDSMSDEAITKLNIPTGLPLVYELNDDLTPVRHYYLGDQEAAVRAAEAVANQAKGE
- a CDS encoding tetratricopeptide repeat protein, encoding MPNIVKLLETLPVISQSRLVASGFGIWVVWKGDLHGAVDNTLQEYGALCVAKDGEQALWYCNTVEVFRAMARLQIWARVNPMPVFCQLVPLTFLVGYDLGYSVSLSVELDNQTVPAPDEFEVVIHPKLKGRIQSVSGLSTEPAPHVDGLANVEWLRLVADQGLDYESTLRWYFIIKPLGRMSDKESILGWRDFSTEVVELLQRLGLKYISDIKEGAIFLPLDNFRLLKSFTTEMMNLIRYTKEAQDKKYWPVIMAAVPQGDLHFTADLPRKVGLDWNRLTPDYPHVHFMDGFLLSPWFRMNEARYGAGPVALDSWCALSLKDGDEGKGYGTMQVALPNVLSGTDEGRECFYCGLKNHGVSECPSKKIATPQPQVWRLLAKADINEFSESFSGLDKDVSKDDFVSSIFKIMESRNDLESLLARAVFEINVPVQLRTLKLVWRSRAKEWGDGFKQLVPQEGEYIWGAMESLEKGDMDEAERLLKDAQIKYPRSYQPQSLWGYWYLEKGDTNQALFHWQEAERMSYTPLQQGCMAFLQARLMEVEGDYKDAINTYKRVNSLSPTWLQPIYRQAVCMIKMGFTGQAMDTLLDLVVRDPNIFNRVLVDPELDRGRVQLLSAMWEKWNEAESSVESMRKQVEVLTDDIAKRFDETHPFFETANEELDRLRNYGRTNNYVAYHRLLKGAQKFQDALNDEVRREIKRINANVEYLTHRVRDIQREAAWFPFPKLLREFNKEFNYCVDKINWIRTQRLQDADNFRKSLRFVGEIEEHIDSLQKRLVTLRIIRDFTLFILMLGRNFIWLELIGLGILLIAVPSLIYFTHGIEGNIILDTIKDPSQRWEISKGLVIILSVLSVSVAAVKSALTFDKRKRELFDQIDKDIRKAAPKRY
- the mutY gene encoding A/G-specific adenine glycosylase; this translates as MDRTGFTRKLLQWYDAEHRDLPWRREPSPYGVWVSEIMAQQTQMDRVVEYYKRWMDRFPDLRSLAEAHEEDVLNLWEGLGYYSRARNLHRAAVLIEDQFGGNFPTEFADIRSLPGVGDYTAGAVASIAFGQHEVAVDANVLRVFARLLDMDLPVRDRAGRNMVEDAVRRLIPEDRPGDFNQALMEFGALICRKNPYCEECPVREFCRAREMGTVPLRPVLPAAKQVIRVDMATGFLVHRGRVLIQKRKPGDVWPGLWEFPGGCIEPGETPEQALRREYLEEVELAVEPVEKITVVRYSYTRYRVTMDCFLCRYDGDPREPVFHEAVKGGFVPPADLANYALPSGHRKLVDRMLADMRYTHLFKS